From the Lathyrus oleraceus cultivar Zhongwan6 chromosome 4, CAAS_Psat_ZW6_1.0, whole genome shotgun sequence genome, one window contains:
- the LOC127135655 gene encoding uncharacterized protein LOC127135655: MCVDYRDLNRASPKDDFPLPHIDMLVDNTAKFDIFSFMDGFSGYNQIKMAPEDMEKTTFITPWGTFCYQVMPFGLKNAGATYQRAMTTLFHDMMHKEIEVYVDDMIAKSRSEEGHLVDLLKLFQRLRKFRLRLNPNKCTFGVRSGKLLGFIVSQKGIEVDPDKVKAIQEMPAPKTERQVRGFLGRLNYISRFISHMTATCEPIFKLLRKSQNCVWTEDCQKAFDSIKEYLMEPPILLPPVAGRPLVMYLTVLENSMGCILGQQDETGKKEHAIYYLSKKFTDCESRYSLLEKTCCALAWAAKRLRQYMLSHTTWLISKMDPIKYIFEKPALTGKIARWQMLLSEYDIEYHTQKAIKSSVLAEYLAHQPVEDHDDNEDEFPDEDVMFLKSRDCKEPLPEEGPEPDSQWGLVFDGASNVYGHGVGAVIITPEGSHIPFTARICFECTNNIAEYEACIMGLEEAIDLRIKNLTVYGDSALVINQIKGEWETRHPGLIPYKDYARRLLTFFTKVELHHIPRDENHMADALATLSSMYQVGFPNEVPRIVIKRLDRPAHVFTAEASFDDKPWYHDIKHFLQTQEYPLGATEKDKKTLRRLSGSFFLNQNVLYKRNYDMVLLRCVDKKEAEMLMKEVHEGSFGTHANGHSMSRKMLRAGYYWLTMESDCCKFVKKCHKCQIYADKVHVPPTFLNVISAPWPFSMWGIDMIGMIEPKASNGHRFILVAIDYFTKWVEAASYAKVTKQVVVRFIKNNLICRYGIPNKIITDNGSNLNNKMMDELCESFRIEHHNSSPYRPKMNGAVEAANKNIKKIIQKMVVTYKDWHEMLPFALHGYRTSVRTSTGATPFSLVYGMEAVLPIEVEIPSMRILMETQLSEAEWCQSRYDQLNLIEEKRMTALCHGQLYQKRMKQAFDRKVKPRECKEGDLVLKKMILFHNDSRGKWTPNYEGPYVVKKAFSGGALILTNMDGEELPRPVNTDAVKK, from the coding sequence atgtgtgtcgactatcgtgacttaaatagagcaagcccaaaggatgatttccccctgcctcacattgacatgttggtagacaatacagcaaagtttgacatattctccttcatggacggattctccgggtataaccagatcaaaatggctcccgaagacatggaaaaaactacattcataacaccatggggaacattctgttatcaagtgatgccgtttgggttgaagaacgcaggtgctacttaccagcgagccatgacaacgctctttcacgacatgatgcacaaagagattgaggtttatgtggatgacatgatcgcgaagtctcgttcagaagaaggtcacttagtagatctattgaagctgtttcaacgattgaggaagttccgtcttcgcctcaatccgaacaaatgcacatttggcgtcaggtcaggtaaactcttgggcttcattgtcagccaaaaaggcattgaagttgatccagataaagtaaaagctatccaagagatgcccgcaccaaaaacagaaaggcaagtgagaggttttctaggacgattgaattacatatcccggtttatttctcacatgactgccacttgtgaacctatcttcaaattgctgagaaagagtcagaattgtgtttggacagaggattgtcagaaagcatttgacagtatcaaagagtacctcatggagcctcctatcttgttaccacctgttgctggaagaccgttggttatgtatttgacagtgcttgagaattctatgggctgtattctgggtcaacaagacgaaactggaaagaaagagcatgccatttactacttaagcaagaaatttactgactgtgaatcacgatactccttactcgagaagacatgttgtgcattggcttgggctgctaagagattgaggcagtatatgttaagtcacaccacttggttgatatccaaaatggatccaatcaagtacatttttgagaagcctgcactcactggtaagattgcaagatggcagatgctgttatcagaatacgacattgagtatcatacccagaaagctatcaagagcagtgtgttggctgagtaccttgctcaccaacccgttgaagatcacgatgataatgaggatgagtttcctgatgaagatgtcatgttcctaaaatccagagattgtaaagagccacttcctgaagaaggacctgaaccagattctcaatggggtttagtatttgatggagcttccaacgtttatggacatggagtaggtgcagtcattatcactccagaaggttctcatattcctttcacggcaagaatttgctttgaatgtacaaacaacattgctgaatatgaagcctgtatcatgggtcttgaagaagccattgacctccgcatcaaaaatcttactgtttatggtgactcagcgttagttatcaatcagatcaaaggagaatgggaaacacgccaccctggcttgatcccatacaaagactatgcaagaagattgttgactttcttcaccaaggttgaattgcatcacattcctcgggatgagaatcatatggcggatgctctagctacgttgtcttcaatgtatcaagtgggttttccaaacgaagtacccagaattgtgatcaagcgacttgatagaccagcacatgtgtttacagctgaggccagttttgatgataaaccatggtaccacgatatcaagcatttccttcagactcaggagtatcctcttggagcaacagaaaaagataaaaagactttgagaagattgtcaggcagtttcttccttaatcagaatgtgctctataagaggaattatgacatggtcttactcagatgtgttgacaaaaaggaagcagaaatgttgatgaaagaagttcacgaagggtcctttggtactcatgcaaacggccactctatgtcaagaaagatgttgagagctggttactactggttgaccatggaatcagattgctgcaaatttgtaaagaagtgtcacaaatgtcagatctacgctgataaggttcatgtaccaccaacctttttgaatgtgatttctgctccttggccattctcaatgtggggcattgacatgatcggtatgattgaacccaaagcttccaacggacaccgtttcattctcgtggcaattgattacttcaccaaatgggtggaagcagcttcgtatgcaaaggtgacaaagcaagtggtggtcagattcatcaaaaataatctcatttgccgatatggcattccaaacaagatcatcactgacaatggctccaatctgaacaacaaaatgatggatgaattatgtgaaagtttcaggatcgagcatcacaactcttctccttaccgtcccaagatgaatggggcagttgaagctgcaaataagaatatcaagaagatcattcaaaagatggttgttacctacaaagattggcatgaaatgctgccttttgcactacacggatatagaacatcagtccgtacttcaactggggcaaccccattttcacttgtatacggtatggaagctgtgttaccgatagaggttgaaattccatcaatgaggatactaatggaaactcagttgtcagaggctgaatggtgtcaaagcagatacgatcagttgaatttgattgaagaaaaaagaatgactgccttgtgccatggacagttatatcaaaagagaatgaagcaggcatttgataggaaggttaagccgagagaatgcaaagagggtgaccttgtgctcaagaagatgatactatttcacaatgattctaggggcaagtggactcctaactatgaaggaccctatgttgtcaagaaagccttctcaggcggtgctttaattcttacaaacatggatggtgaagagcttccacgtcccgtgaatacagatgcagtcaagaaa